Proteins encoded within one genomic window of Timaviella obliquedivisa GSE-PSE-MK23-08B:
- a CDS encoding helix-turn-helix domain-containing protein, which yields MRLIHYPDRKDMTLAGVLYALGDSVRLEVVRRLASQNMLPCCALSDSVAKSTLSHHFKVLRESGIIYSRREGTQYINSLRREDLEARFPGLLDAVLRALEEEP from the coding sequence ATGCGATTGATTCATTATCCAGACCGAAAAGATATGACGTTGGCGGGCGTGCTTTATGCGCTAGGTGACTCGGTGCGGCTGGAGGTCGTGCGCCGCTTGGCAAGTCAAAACATGCTGCCTTGCTGTGCACTGTCTGACTCGGTGGCAAAGTCTACGCTTTCCCATCACTTCAAAGTGTTGCGAGAGTCAGGCATCATTTATTCCCGCCGAGAAGGAACGCAATATATTAATTCGCTCCGACGAGAAGATTTAGAGGCGCGGTTTCCAGGGTTGTTAGATGCGGTGCTGCGGGCACTAGAGGAGGAGCCTTAG
- the trxA gene encoding thioredoxin, which translates to MSSVAQVTDANFQQEVLSSEIPVLVDFWAPWCGPCRMVAPSVDEVSVQYEGQLKVVKLNTDENPGIASEYGIRSIPALLIFKGGIKVDMVVGAVPKTTIAATVEKYLA; encoded by the coding sequence ATGTCATCCGTTGCACAAGTCACAGACGCAAACTTTCAGCAAGAAGTTCTGAGTAGCGAAATTCCTGTTTTAGTCGATTTTTGGGCACCTTGGTGTGGCCCCTGCCGCATGGTTGCCCCATCTGTCGATGAGGTATCTGTGCAATACGAGGGTCAACTGAAGGTCGTTAAGCTCAATACTGATGAGAACCCTGGGATCGCTAGTGAGTATGGTATTCGCAGCATTCCGGCGTTACTTATTTTCAAGGGGGGTATTAAGGTAGATATGGTGGTCGGTGCGGTGCCCAAAACCACGATCGCAGCGACCGTCGAAAAATATCTTGCCTAA